The Paracholeplasma brassicae genome contains a region encoding:
- a CDS encoding glycoside hydrolase family 10 protein produces MKRIITLLSLILGVWAASSLRPTLEERPIEFQSEAFTINDYVEKDREFRAVWVATVFNLNMPLHVNQTQYKDAFIAVVNQIKKYNMNAMIFQVRPMNDAFYASDYAPYSKYFTGSEGADPGWDALSWMIDYAHQQGIEFHAWLNPYRVANSSMSKETYLNTLHQDNFAKQNPDYVVAGKPNDSGVYPYILDPGRPEVKTYIRDVVKELMDNYDVDGIHFDDYFYPYSGIYDAEDQTTYNLYNENNLSRADWRRENVNDVVRGVMQDVTAYNEANNQMVRFGISPFGIWKNKSSDPAGSETNGMQSYSAQYADSKKWVEEGWLHYINPQVYWNMSHSLAPYDKVVSWWADVTRGTGVDLIIGHGIHNGSSWTAYEIQNQLIYNQQFPEIKGSAFYSFSYLNSTNVNNVKANLWKNMPLSQWDYSNIESPVVTLTGEKEGNTYKTDVTLTATSSHDIYYRLGDNDWVLYEEPLVFQTQGTHTIYLKAVTLNGDESLVEGYNVVINKENNDVPEITIVGTPSGSNYLVGAQAVITANNMENLWVAINHGSVGVYQKYTGPIVLDDLGASGRYFIRTKTITSEGVESIEKTLLVTVVPDCYPKPTIQLNGVGQNGFYQSLEVTIDKETEVQYKINDGNYQTYTEMLTFDESGEYTIYYRNNDGCKLEYNETFTIDKEAPIGPNVELDGTLEGDFYVTETYVSFTHDDQDVLIYYRYYDAFNVIPTAWTLYQEPVKFGKNTMFTVEYYAVDQALNQSQREQVRFKMNLKPVEDNLFVTRNGSVVNYRGTDTPILLPKTYTEKEQEVRAVWVSTVSNIDLDRLSTIDGYKAQLITMLDVVKQNNFNTIFFQTRPMNDSFYPSEHAPFSRYITGVEGKDPGFDILEFVIKEAHQRGIEVHAWLNPYRVSTGTQDKLSQLSLLSDDNFAKKNPDLVIADKQGKLILNPGEPQVRAYIGNVVSELITNYDVDGVHFDDYFYSYGGMYDSEDQLTYNKYNQEGLARDDWRRDNVNRLVESINEIVKTHNQQKTDYVKFGISPFGIWKNGGVDGSNTNGMSSYSAQYADTKKWVDEGWLDYIMPQLYWEFNHSVAPFADLVDWWVNVTRAAGVDLIIGHGFYRFADNTWHDENELIEQLRYTSQFDVIKGSSFFTYNTLVSSDLEVTQTLNRLNNLYWTAQPGFPWASNVTPGGTDPVCGDDEILVDGSCVLKPIECDNGEIIDGVCVPDKTEEPNNRSEQQRVALIVASSAVGVAVVSLTMFFVLKKRK; encoded by the coding sequence ATGAAACGAATAATCACTTTACTGAGTTTGATATTAGGGGTATGGGCAGCAAGCTCACTACGCCCTACTTTAGAAGAAAGACCAATAGAATTTCAATCAGAGGCGTTTACAATTAACGATTACGTTGAAAAGGATCGAGAATTTAGAGCAGTTTGGGTTGCAACAGTATTTAATTTAAACATGCCACTTCATGTCAACCAAACGCAGTATAAAGACGCGTTTATAGCGGTTGTTAATCAAATTAAAAAATATAACATGAACGCGATGATCTTCCAGGTGAGACCGATGAATGACGCATTTTATGCCTCAGATTACGCACCTTATTCAAAATACTTTACAGGTAGTGAAGGCGCAGACCCAGGATGGGATGCACTTTCTTGGATGATTGATTATGCACACCAACAAGGCATTGAGTTTCACGCTTGGTTAAATCCTTACCGCGTGGCTAACTCAAGCATGTCAAAAGAAACCTATTTGAATACACTTCACCAAGATAATTTTGCCAAACAAAACCCAGATTATGTGGTTGCTGGTAAGCCAAATGATTCAGGCGTTTACCCATATATCCTAGATCCAGGTCGTCCTGAGGTTAAAACATACATTAGAGATGTTGTTAAAGAACTTATGGATAATTATGACGTAGATGGGATTCATTTTGATGATTATTTCTACCCTTATTCCGGGATTTATGATGCTGAGGATCAAACAACATACAATTTATATAATGAGAATAATCTAAGTAGAGCTGACTGGCGTAGGGAAAACGTTAATGACGTCGTTAGGGGTGTCATGCAAGATGTTACAGCTTATAATGAGGCAAATAACCAAATGGTTCGATTTGGTATCTCACCGTTCGGTATTTGGAAAAATAAATCATCCGATCCAGCAGGCTCAGAGACCAATGGTATGCAAAGTTATAGTGCTCAGTACGCTGACTCAAAAAAATGGGTTGAAGAAGGATGGCTACATTATATCAATCCACAAGTCTATTGGAATATGTCACATTCGCTTGCACCATACGACAAAGTTGTCTCTTGGTGGGCAGATGTCACAAGAGGCACTGGTGTTGATTTGATCATCGGTCACGGCATCCATAATGGCAGTTCTTGGACCGCATATGAGATTCAAAACCAGCTCATTTATAATCAGCAGTTTCCTGAAATTAAAGGTTCAGCATTCTATTCCTTTAGTTACTTAAATTCGACAAATGTAAATAACGTAAAAGCAAACCTTTGGAAAAATATGCCACTTTCACAGTGGGATTATAGCAATATTGAATCACCTGTTGTGACACTCACAGGGGAAAAAGAAGGAAACACTTATAAAACAGATGTGACCTTAACTGCCACAAGTAGCCACGACATATATTACCGTTTAGGTGATAACGACTGGGTGCTTTATGAAGAGCCACTGGTTTTTCAAACCCAAGGGACGCATACCATCTATCTCAAAGCGGTCACACTAAATGGCGATGAGTCATTGGTTGAAGGCTACAACGTAGTCATTAACAAAGAAAACAATGACGTGCCTGAAATCACCATTGTTGGGACACCAAGCGGGTCAAATTACCTTGTTGGTGCACAAGCTGTTATCACAGCAAACAACATGGAAAATCTTTGGGTTGCGATTAACCATGGTAGTGTCGGGGTATATCAAAAATACACTGGTCCAATTGTTTTAGATGATTTAGGCGCGAGTGGTCGCTATTTCATACGCACAAAAACAATCACGAGTGAAGGGGTAGAATCCATAGAAAAAACCTTACTCGTCACGGTCGTTCCAGATTGCTATCCAAAACCTACGATTCAATTAAATGGTGTTGGTCAAAATGGTTTTTATCAATCACTTGAAGTGACAATTGACAAAGAAACCGAAGTCCAATATAAGATTAATGATGGAAACTATCAAACATACACAGAGATGCTCACGTTTGATGAGTCTGGTGAATACACCATCTATTACCGAAATAATGATGGATGTAAATTAGAATACAACGAAACATTCACAATAGACAAAGAAGCACCAATTGGCCCCAATGTTGAATTAGATGGGACACTTGAGGGTGATTTCTACGTCACTGAAACATACGTCAGTTTTACTCACGATGATCAAGACGTGTTAATCTATTATCGCTATTATGACGCATTTAACGTCATTCCAACAGCATGGACACTTTATCAGGAACCTGTTAAATTTGGTAAAAACACGATGTTTACAGTAGAATATTATGCCGTTGATCAGGCGTTAAATCAGAGCCAAAGAGAACAAGTTAGATTTAAAATGAACTTAAAACCAGTTGAAGACAACTTGTTCGTCACACGTAATGGTAGTGTAGTCAATTACAGAGGCACAGACACACCTATATTACTGCCAAAGACTTACACTGAAAAAGAACAAGAAGTTAGAGCTGTTTGGGTCTCAACGGTTTCTAACATCGATTTAGATAGACTATCAACTATTGATGGGTATAAAGCACAATTAATCACGATGCTTGATGTGGTAAAACAAAATAATTTTAACACCATCTTTTTCCAAACCAGACCAATGAATGACAGTTTTTATCCGTCCGAGCATGCCCCTTTCTCAAGGTACATCACGGGGGTTGAAGGCAAAGACCCAGGGTTTGATATTTTAGAGTTTGTGATCAAAGAAGCACATCAAAGAGGTATTGAAGTACACGCGTGGTTAAACCCATACCGTGTTTCTACAGGTACTCAAGATAAGTTAAGCCAATTGAGTTTGCTTTCAGATGATAATTTCGCAAAGAAAAATCCAGACTTAGTGATTGCTGATAAACAAGGTAAGTTGATTCTAAATCCGGGAGAACCACAAGTTCGTGCATACATCGGTAATGTCGTTAGTGAATTGATTACAAATTACGACGTTGATGGTGTCCATTTTGATGATTATTTCTACAGTTATGGTGGTATGTATGACAGCGAAGATCAATTAACTTACAATAAATACAATCAAGAAGGTCTAGCACGTGATGATTGGCGTAGAGATAACGTTAACCGATTAGTAGAGAGTATCAATGAGATTGTAAAAACACACAACCAGCAAAAAACAGATTACGTCAAATTCGGTATATCACCATTTGGTATTTGGAAAAATGGTGGGGTTGATGGATCGAATACCAATGGCATGTCAAGCTACAGTGCTCAATACGCAGATACTAAGAAGTGGGTTGATGAGGGTTGGCTTGATTACATCATGCCACAACTCTACTGGGAGTTTAATCATAGCGTTGCACCATTTGCCGATTTGGTTGACTGGTGGGTTAACGTAACTAGAGCGGCGGGTGTTGATCTCATTATAGGTCATGGTTTTTATCGTTTTGCTGATAACACATGGCACGATGAGAATGAATTAATCGAGCAATTGCGATACACGAGTCAATTTGATGTCATTAAGGGGAGTTCGTTCTTCACTTATAACACTTTAGTTAGTTCGGATTTGGAAGTTACACAGACTCTAAATCGCTTAAATAATCTCTATTGGACTGCACAACCAGGTTTTCCATGGGCATCTAATGTCACCCCTGGCGGCACTGATCCGGTTTGTGGTGATGACGAAATTCTAGTTGATGGTAGTTGTGTATTAAAACCAATTGAATGTGACAATGGAGAAATTATTGATGGCGTCTGTGTGCCAGATAAAACAGAAGAACCAAATAATCGTAGTGAACAACAACGCGTTGCATTAATCGTTGCTTCAAGTGCAGTTGGTGTGGCTGTTGTTTCATTAACAATGTTCTTTGTGCTTAAGAAAAGAAAATAA
- a CDS encoding serine hydrolase domain-containing protein, with product MEKQIKEILLRGVLNKAFPGGQYGILENGVITTGHFGYKENLDEQIETTGSEVYDIASLSKVVSTTILIFKLIETGKLKLDTQIHDYLPVAFKGITVYDLLTHTSGLDADIKKANLLESREELLEKLFQSQPDQSKKGTIVYSDIGFMLLGLLIEKISEKTLDVYAKEVIFDPLNMRNTSYHPNIHDAAPTEYRTSPVFTGLLRGKVHDEKSFALNGVSGHAGVFSTAYDLSLFMKALVEDRFVLNKETVELMSLSQIEGLNQFGVLKHRALGYEKPTKESVFKAYRMAMITHTGFTGCHLIINKEKKFGFVLLTNAVHPKRENNQIFSYRDEISNVILEKWEETK from the coding sequence ATGGAAAAACAAATCAAAGAAATTCTTTTAAGAGGCGTATTGAATAAAGCCTTTCCAGGTGGACAATACGGTATTCTTGAAAATGGTGTGATTACCACAGGCCATTTTGGTTACAAAGAGAACTTAGATGAACAAATAGAAACAACAGGTAGTGAAGTATATGACATTGCTTCACTATCTAAGGTTGTTTCAACGACCATTCTTATCTTTAAATTAATTGAAACAGGCAAACTTAAACTCGATACTCAAATTCATGACTATTTACCAGTCGCATTTAAAGGTATTACCGTCTATGATTTATTGACCCATACGAGTGGGCTTGATGCAGACATAAAAAAAGCCAATCTCCTAGAATCTAGAGAAGAACTATTGGAGAAGCTATTTCAAAGTCAGCCTGATCAGTCAAAAAAAGGGACAATCGTTTATTCGGATATAGGCTTTATGTTGCTTGGGTTATTAATCGAAAAAATAAGTGAAAAAACATTAGATGTGTACGCAAAAGAAGTTATTTTTGATCCACTTAATATGAGAAACACATCATATCATCCAAACATCCATGATGCTGCACCAACCGAGTACCGAACCTCACCTGTTTTTACTGGGCTACTTAGAGGTAAGGTGCACGATGAAAAATCCTTCGCATTAAACGGGGTTTCAGGTCACGCTGGTGTCTTTTCAACAGCCTATGATTTATCTTTATTTATGAAAGCGCTTGTGGAAGATCGGTTTGTATTAAACAAAGAAACGGTCGAGCTAATGTCTCTTTCACAAATTGAAGGATTAAATCAATTTGGTGTGTTAAAACACCGTGCTTTAGGGTATGAAAAACCAACCAAAGAAAGTGTGTTTAAAGCTTATCGAATGGCGATGATTACCCATACGGGTTTCACGGGATGTCATTTAATCATTAATAAAGAAAAGAAGTTCGGATTTGTCTTATTAACGAATGCGGTTCATCCCAAAAGAGAAAATAATCAAATTTTTTCTTACCGTGATGAAATATCAAACGTTATCTTAGAGAAATGGGAGGAAACAAAATGA
- a CDS encoding Ig-like domain-containing protein, translated as MKKGMVLLFIAIVSLSLASCKKKTTPIELTTTTKDLVMVVGDVKNISVETNDKKGVTYTVSNPSMLEVDENGKVTAIAHGTTEVIITSNTDQKESLTIKVTIHKDVVISLEHDTIMVMVGSTKESQVTSTDPLVYKSSNDDVFSVDENGLITGMSSGTAQLEITTTLNPNVKKEVTIVVEDIPNSLDNNVFLVDQNVTEETVVYNEMTYLKGYSLFSSIEEALLSAKEHTVITVLEGNYNDDLVIEESITLVSENATIGGKLTVKADDVVVRGFSFEGSGSILNEGHIKGLVVEDNTFKDTMSTSISLNHVSFVTITNNVINGSQTAISIENFIDGDFVISKNTITDVDNAVVIKAGSEYALETTFKVERNTIDQVGLGVSFDLRYGDLQKEIFAYVRFNTISNATVLAKQSENSDVDFTLNYWGSEIPNYDKFENINDYQLRGYYSLASSIISENAYNPLVPIVIEILNPIDELVIGEEYQLEFSLLPRETDPSRMRWITSNPNTISLSNGKITPTKSGEVTVTLRSSIDIRVKTTMDLKVMTTPGVELSLNEPLNQLTPGKTLKLNAYAFPYTIASEELVYESSDPSVASISNDGMIQTHQAGVVTFKVSLLSDETVYQSLTAEVYESLSEDNVMDALTMSMVMYSTPHEWMVYGVGFNYLDFKYESVSRYLFDEIDVNKTMLLPIEHSIRPGFKKTELSEELRYNDQNIHWVVIHETANTNPGGGAFSHAKYLWDSSFTGSSNDPSWHYTMDDKTVYQHIPDDEVAFHAGDGGSTPGKNGIYLGGGNRNGIGIETSVAQDGDNYRVWQRTAKFAAEKLVSYGLPLAHMRYHQDFSGKVCPQSLIRGGLIPLFEALAYYEYLIEKNFSDYSISFESHDTDYVDHSGRVINMPDRGLSVSYTVTVSNGSTNQSRTFYTYLPGTVH; from the coding sequence ATGAAAAAAGGCATGGTTTTACTTTTTATCGCGATTGTCAGTTTATCTTTGGCAAGTTGTAAGAAGAAAACAACACCAATTGAGCTTACAACCACCACAAAGGATTTAGTTATGGTCGTTGGAGACGTTAAAAATATCAGCGTAGAAACCAACGATAAGAAGGGCGTGACTTATACAGTCTCGAACCCGAGTATGCTTGAAGTAGATGAAAACGGAAAAGTAACTGCGATTGCGCATGGGACGACTGAAGTTATCATCACATCAAACACAGATCAAAAAGAGAGTCTTACCATTAAAGTAACGATTCATAAAGATGTTGTTATTTCTTTAGAACATGACACCATCATGGTAATGGTTGGTAGCACTAAAGAATCACAAGTGACATCAACAGACCCACTCGTCTATAAATCATCAAACGATGACGTATTTAGCGTAGATGAAAATGGACTTATAACAGGGATGTCTAGTGGGACTGCTCAGTTAGAAATCACTACCACACTAAATCCAAATGTGAAAAAAGAAGTGACAATCGTTGTGGAAGATATCCCTAACTCACTTGATAATAATGTCTTCTTAGTTGATCAAAATGTGACTGAAGAAACGGTTGTATATAATGAAATGACTTATCTAAAAGGCTACAGTTTATTTAGCAGTATAGAAGAAGCCCTTTTAAGTGCTAAAGAGCATACTGTAATCACAGTTTTAGAAGGCAATTATAACGACGATTTAGTAATTGAAGAGTCAATTACGCTTGTATCAGAAAATGCGACAATCGGTGGGAAACTAACCGTTAAAGCTGATGACGTTGTTGTTAGAGGCTTTTCGTTTGAAGGTTCTGGTAGCATCTTAAATGAAGGACACATCAAAGGTTTGGTTGTTGAAGACAATACCTTTAAGGATACAATGTCTACCTCGATTTCATTAAATCATGTGTCATTTGTTACTATCACAAACAATGTCATTAATGGTAGTCAAACGGCAATTTCAATTGAAAATTTCATTGATGGCGACTTTGTAATTAGTAAAAACACAATCACTGATGTTGATAACGCGGTTGTGATTAAGGCAGGCAGCGAATATGCCTTAGAAACAACCTTTAAAGTTGAAAGAAATACCATCGATCAAGTGGGATTAGGTGTTTCCTTTGATTTACGCTATGGTGACTTGCAAAAAGAAATATTTGCTTATGTTCGATTTAATACGATTTCAAATGCTACTGTACTTGCTAAACAAAGCGAAAATTCAGACGTTGATTTCACCCTAAACTATTGGGGCAGTGAAATCCCTAATTATGACAAATTTGAAAATATCAATGATTACCAATTAAGAGGTTATTATTCACTTGCATCATCAATTATTTCAGAAAATGCGTATAACCCATTAGTCCCAATTGTCATTGAGATATTAAACCCAATTGATGAATTAGTAATTGGAGAAGAATATCAACTTGAGTTTTCGTTATTACCTAGAGAAACAGATCCTTCAAGAATGCGTTGGATCACTTCAAATCCAAATACAATCTCTTTATCTAATGGGAAAATTACCCCAACTAAGAGTGGTGAGGTCACTGTAACACTAAGATCTTCAATAGACATTAGAGTAAAAACGACAATGGACTTAAAGGTGATGACAACCCCAGGTGTTGAATTATCTCTTAATGAACCATTAAATCAATTGACACCAGGTAAAACACTAAAATTAAATGCTTATGCGTTTCCTTATACAATTGCAAGTGAAGAACTTGTTTATGAATCGTCTGATCCGAGTGTAGCTAGCATTTCAAATGACGGCATGATTCAAACGCATCAAGCAGGTGTGGTTACATTTAAAGTAAGTCTTTTAAGTGATGAAACGGTGTATCAAAGTTTAACTGCTGAAGTTTATGAATCACTGAGTGAAGACAACGTGATGGATGCGCTAACCATGTCGATGGTGATGTATTCGACACCTCATGAGTGGATGGTTTACGGCGTAGGGTTTAATTACCTAGATTTCAAATATGAATCTGTCTCAAGATACCTGTTTGATGAAATTGATGTAAACAAAACGATGTTGTTGCCGATAGAGCATAGTATACGTCCGGGTTTCAAAAAGACGGAATTAAGTGAAGAGTTAAGGTACAACGATCAAAATATTCATTGGGTAGTAATTCATGAAACAGCAAACACAAATCCTGGTGGAGGAGCATTTTCGCATGCGAAATACCTGTGGGATTCATCATTCACAGGAAGTTCAAATGACCCTTCGTGGCATTATACAATGGATGATAAGACGGTATATCAGCACATACCTGACGACGAAGTAGCTTTTCATGCTGGTGATGGCGGAAGTACACCTGGAAAAAACGGTATATATCTTGGCGGAGGAAACCGTAATGGGATTGGTATCGAAACCTCAGTTGCTCAAGATGGCGATAACTACCGCGTTTGGCAACGAACAGCTAAATTTGCAGCAGAAAAACTTGTAAGTTATGGATTACCACTCGCTCACATGAGATACCATCAAGACTTCTCAGGTAAGGTTTGTCCACAGTCGCTTATCCGTGGTGGGCTAATTCCACTGTTCGAAGCACTTGCTTACTATGAATATTTAATCGAAAAGAATTTCAGTGACTATAGCATTTCATTCGAATCACACGACACCGATTACGTTGATCACAGCGGCAGAGTTATTAATATGCCTGATCGTGGATTAAGTGTAAGTTATACGGTGACGGTTTCAAACGGAAGTACGAATCAATCTAGAACATTCTACACTTATTTACCAGGTACAGTTCATTAG